From Dasypus novemcinctus isolate mDasNov1 chromosome 8, mDasNov1.1.hap2, whole genome shotgun sequence, the proteins below share one genomic window:
- the APTX gene encoding aprataxin isoform X8, giving the protein MKPTIMVGVNPTSIDSVIIGKDQEVKLQPGQVLHMVNELYPYIVEFEEETKSPGLETHSKRKRSGDSDSTEMGVAQEAKPETGLEPASNSSQYSVPPKEGEGASPKKKSLGHWSQGLKVSMQDPKMQVYKDEQVVVIKDKYPKARHHWLVLPWTSISSLKAVTREHLELLQHMHTVGEKVIADFAGSSKLRFRLGYHAIPSMSHVHLHVISQDFDSPCLKNKKHWNSFNTEYFLESQAVIEMVKEAGKVTVQDGMPELLKLPLRCHECQQLLPSIPQLKEHLRKHWPK; this is encoded by the exons ATGAAGCCCACTATAATG GTAGGGGTCAATCCCACCAGTATTGACTCGGTCATAATTGGGAAGGACCAAGAGGTGAAACTGCAGCCTGGCCAGGTTCTCCACATGGTGAATGAACTTTATCCATATATTGTAGAGTTTGAGGAAGAGACAAAGAGTCCTGGCCTGGAAACACACAGCAAGAGAAAGAGGTCAGGTGACAGTGATTCTACAGAAATGGGTGTTGCCCAGGAAGCTAAGCCAGAGACGGGACTAGAACCTGCGAGCAACTCTAGCCAATACTCTGTGCCCCCAAAGGAGGGGGAAGGTGCATCTCCCAAAAAG aaatcaTTAGGTCATTGGAGTCAAGGATTGAAGGTTTCTATGCAGGATCCCAAAATGCAG GTTTACAAAGATGAGCAGGTTGTGGTGATTAAGGATAAGTACCCCAAGGCCCGTCATCACTGGCTGGTCTTACCATGGACATCCATTTCCAGTCTGAAGGCTGTGACCCGGGAGCACCTTGAACTCCTCCAACATATGCACACCGTGGGGGAAAAGGTGATTGCAGATTTTGCTGGCTCCAGCAAACTTCGCTTCCGATTGGGCTACCATGCCATCCCTAGCATGAG CCATGTACACCTTCATGTGATCAGCCAGGATTTTGATTCTCCttgccttaaaaacaaaaaacattggaATTCTTTCAATACAGAATACTTCTTAGAGTCACAAG CTGTGATTGAGATGGTAAAAGAGGCTGGCAAAGTGACTGTCCAGGATGGGATGCCTGAGCTGTTGAAGCTGCCCCTTCGTTGCCATGAGTGCCAGCAGCTGTTGCCTTCCATTCCTCAGCTGAAAGAACATCTCAGGAAGCACTGGCCAAAGTGA